The window AGTCATTCACGACATCCGGTCCTTGCTGGACATCGGCAGGGATCGCAAGAACCCAAGGGAAGACTACCTGGGTGAGCTGAGGGGCCAGGCCCCCGGCCCCGCTTTCTGAGCTCCTGCCCCCGCCCTCGGGACCCTCACGCTCCCCTGTCGTCCTCAGATGTCTATGTGTTTGGAGTGGGGCCTCTCGTGAACCAAGAGAATATCAACGCTTTGGCTTCCAAGAAAGATAAGGAGCAACATGTGTTCAAAGTGAAGGACATGGACAACCTGGAGGATGTTTTCAAACAGATGGTCGGTAGGAAGATGTCCGAAGGGCGCAGGACGGCCGGGAAACTGGGCTCTCCCTCCCCAGGgcctcctcccacagccgggcAGCCCACAGGGCCTTTCTCGTTCCTTCCATCGTATCAGTGTCTCCTGGCACCACCCACTTCCTGATCTtagagccgtgatggcgaacctatgacatgcgtgtcagcactgacacgcgtagcccTTTTCGATGACACGCGGCCGCATGCAGCTGCCtcccagagaagtatggggccgcatgccgagaaggacgtttcatcctcggctattgcacctggccgtgcagtagctgaggataaaacatttgctgtcgTGTAGACACTCTGTGTGGGAGGTCTGAGGCCAAAACAatagaactccagcacagagcctctagttctgggacttccggttcaGCCGTTTtcctcgaagtgacacaccacctgagttatgttCGGtgtttggcgaattttgacacaccaagctcaaaagattgcccatcactgccttAGAATCACAGAGCTGTAAACGACAGCCAGGCGAGATCTCTCTCAGGTCCCTTGTtccacagatgtggaaactgcaGCCAAGAGACATCAAGGGGCagcaagccagccagggctgggcctgGCACCGCCAGGCCTCCAATCTCGTCTCAAATTCTTTCCACTGTCCAGTGTCTTCTTGTGTTCGACATAAAGGAACGCATACCCGTGGCTTGCCTTTTCTCGGGGGTCCCCTCCCCAGAGTCGCTGCCATGTTTGGGGTGCCGTGTCCCGGCTCTCAGCGCTCTTTCCTTGCCAGATGAATCCCAGATACTGGGCCTCTGTGGCATGGTTTGGCAGCACACGAAAGGCTCCGACTACCACAGGCAGCCGTGGCAGGCCAAGATCACTGTCACTGTAAGCACAGAGCCCAGTGGGGGGTGAGGTCAGGGTAaaacgggagggggggggggcgagagGGCAGAATGCCCGAGTGTGCCAAAGCTGAGctttccctctctgccctctgtTCCCAGCGCCCGTCCAAGGGGGTCGAGAACTGCATGGGGGCCGTGGTGTCCAACTACTTTGTGTTGACTGCGGCGCACTGTTTCACGGTGGATGACGAGAAAGAGTCGATCAAGGTCACCGTGGGTAAGGGCGACACAGCGGATCAATGCGCGTCGCCCTCCGGCTGGCGCCTCCCACTTCAAGAGCCCACAGGCCTCCTGCCCGTGGTGCAGCCCCTGCCTTTGTACGCTGGACCCGCTAGGGATGGATGACCCGCTAGACGACCGGGGTCCGGGGTCCGCCCACAGGCACTCACTCTCCTCCAACCTCAGGAGGCTCGAGGCAGAGCTTGGACGTAGATGCACTCTTCTTCCACCCCGAGTACAACATCAacgggaagaaagagaaaggaatctcTGAGTTTTATGACTATGACGTGGTCCTGATCGGGCTCAAGAACAAGCTGACGTACACTGAGACTCTCAGGTGAGGCCCCGGGCTCCCCAGGAGAGGGGGTGCCGGGCGGGGCAGGGACACGGGCAGGCGCGGCGTGCCATCCCCGGGCGCCCACCTCTCTCCCCCAGGCCCATCTGCCTCCCGTGCACGGAAGGGACGAACCGCGCTCTGAGGCTCCCGCTGGCAACCACGTGCAAGCAGCAGAGTAAGGCCCGGTTAGGGAAGGGGCACCGGGGTGAGAATCCAGGAGAcaggggggcaggagagggagttGCGGGAAACGACCCGGTCTGTCCCCCCATCCAGTGGAAGAGCTGCTCCCTGCGAAGGACATCGAAGCTTTCTTTGTGTCCGAGTGGATCAAGGACGGCAAAAGGCGGCTGGGCCGGAAGGGGGTCTACATCAAGCACGGAGACAAGGTGCGGGGGGCGGGGTCCTGAGGGGCTGAGAGCCCTGGCTCCCCCGAAGCCCCGCCCACCTCCCGCCCCTTCTCCCCCCCACAGAGAGACGCCTGTGAGAGGGACGCCCAGCACGCCCCGGGTTATGAGCAAGTCAAGCCTATCTCTGAGGTGGTCACCCCCAGGTTCCTGTGCACTGGAGGGGCGGATCCCGTCGCCGACCCCAACACCTGCAAAGGTGAGGAAAGGCTCTGGGGGGTCATGCTGTGAGTCCCCCAGGCCCAGGACCGTTCCTGCAGCTTCTCCCCCCCTGCAGGTGACTCCGGTGGACCCCTGATCATTCACAAGAGGAGTCGCTACATCCAAGTGAGTGTCCCCTCTGCTGGCCACAGGGAGAAGCCACGGGGTCTGCACGGACCCCAGAGCAGGAAAGGTCAATGATGTGGCCAGTGGGGGGCAGAGCCTGCCCACCTTAGGCCTCCTCCCTGAACCAGTGGGTTCAGGACCACGTCCGGCCTGGGTGCTGCAGGACAGGACTGAGCTGCGTCCCGAGTCGTAACCTGACTAGGTCGGTGCAGATGCAGGTGGGAGCCGCTGTGCTCCCTGGGATGAAGAGGGAATTCTCCCAAACGAGGCTCGACAACCTCTCGCCCCCTCCAGGTTGGTGTGATCAGCTGGGGGGTCGTGGACCTCTGCAAAGACCCGAAGCGGAGGCCCCAGGTGCCTCCTTACGCCCGCGACTTCCACATCAACCTCTTCCAAGTGCTGCCCTGGCTCAAGGACAAGCTCAAAGATGAGCTGGATTTTCTATGAGGGGTTTCCCGCCGGGAAGGGGCATGAGACCAAATTAAAAACAGCTGCGATCATACGTGTGTTCAAGATCCTTTTCGGCCAAGAGTGTGGGAAGTGCACACTGGTCATCTTATCAGGGCCCCACCCAACCACACGTGCGGAACCCTGGAGGCCAAGGGGCCGCGTGGGCGGGCGCCCCCCTCCGCATCCGGGTTTCACGGGGACCAGCCCGGCAGAGGCCGGGCACAGGAGGGTCAGCTCGCTCCCTAGAAGCCGTCCACAACGTTCTTCTTGTAGACGTCATCGTTGTAGACTCTCTGGGTCCTTTTGTCCCTGTGGCAGCCCTTGGGGTTGTTCTGGACAGCTacagagggagggcaggagtTAGGGCCTGAAGGGGAGGCCTCCAGTGCAGAGCCCGACTACCTCACTCCCAGCCTCTGGCTGCGGGGAGCCACGGCTCTATGCTGCCCTCTGGTGGCGGGACGGCCGCTCTCCCTTTAGccccttgggggtgggggtgggggctgtcaACCATCACCACTGGCAAGGGGCGGGCGCGCTGTTATCTTGACACTTGGGGATACGTAACACGTCTTGTTCCTGAAAAAGTCCCAGATCCTACGGTTGACACACGCTGGTGCTTCCCTAGCACCCCAGTCAGTACGTTTAAAATGAAAGCTAGAAGGTCCCTATCGCCTGTTGCTGCCACACTGGTCTTTCCTGAACCCTGTATCTGGAGGCTGCTCTGGCTCGGAACCGTTCCTGCCGCCTTTGCCAGGAAAATCAGTTTCCGCTAAAACAGGTTCTTCACACGGAGAAATGCAATCGTCCCTCCAGGGGGACGTGCCACAGGGGCAGCACTGGTCCCTGTGAGTCCCCCTCAGGCCCCCAgctctcctgcccctcctccctgcgcCCCGTgcgccccccttttttttatagagacagagagtcagagagagggatagataaggacagacaggaacggagagagatgagaagcatcaatcattagtttttgttgcgacaccttagttgttcattgattgctttctcatatgtgccttgaccacgggccttcagcagaccaagtgaccccttgctcaagccagcgaccttgggtccaagctggtgagcttttgctcaaagcagatgagcccacgctcaagctggcgacctcggggtctcgaacctgggtcctccgcatcccagtccgacactctatccactgtgccaccgcctggtcaggccagtgcgccccttccttctcctcctccctgtgcCCTGTGAGCCCCTCACTTCACCCCATCTCCAAGGGCTCCGTCCCTGCCGCTCTGGGGCTGCTGTGAACTCCCCCACCAGCCGCCATCCTCTGGGGTCTCTGAACCCCGACTCCGCTGACTGCACCTCCTTCTCAAAGCTGCCGTCCTCTGGCTGCCTCGGCCCAGGCACCCCTGCTgctgcccccagccctgacccttcCTGCTGCGTCAGCCTCAGCCTGACGGGTCGGGAGGGCTGGGACGAGCGGGGTGCGAGGACAGACCCCCCCACCTGCTCCCTGCACATTCCCCAGGCCCGTGCTGCGTCCCGTTTTCCTCCGGCCTCCCCAGGGACGCTGCTGTCGCGCAGCCGCCCTAGATACAGGTGGCCGACACCACGGTGTCCCTCCTCCCTCACGCCGGAGTTCCAGACCCCTATGCCAAATGCCTGCTCTATAAAACCAACTACACTCATCTCGAAACGCCAAGGCCACACGAGGGGCGCACACTCCGCACGGACCCAGCCCACGTTCCAGCCACTGCGGTGGTTTctaccctcttctctcctttgtcCTGCGGCAGCCAACAGAGGGACCACCACTCTCCCATTCCCACAGCCCCCCGCAAACCCAGGCCTCTGGGGAGCCCAGGGACATGGGCGGGGGGCGACGGAGGAAGAAGAGGTGAGCGGGAGGAGGCAGGGCGAGGGTGGGAGGAGCGCGCTCTCACCGAGGGAGCCCCAGACAGATTTGCCGACGGCAACGTCCAGCATGGGCTGCTTGCGGGCAATGCTGACTTTGAGCTGCACGGACTCCACCTGGGTCCCGTTGAGCTGGGGCGGAGAGGGCAGAGGACGGAGCGTCACAGACAAACCCAGGGGCTTCCGTGAGCTGCCGTCCTAGCAGTACGCTGAGCAGGGATCTGAGACTACGAGGGATTCTGTTGAGTAGGGAGAGGCTTTCTCTGCTAACGGCCCGGTCTCCTCCCAGCTCCCCGACTTTAAAGAGAAAACAGGAggttggggggggcagggggtagAGGCGGGGGACAGACCCGGGAAGCCCCCACCTCGGCGACGGCCTGGTCTGCTGACTCCATCTTCTCGTAGGTGATGAAGGCGCAGCTGGGGGGAGAGCGCAGGGTCGGGGCTGCGGGCGCTCCTGAGCCCAGCCAGACCCAGGCCTCGCCTGCCGCCGGCCGGCGACCCGAGGCCCTCCCCCAGGACACCGGCCCAGCTCCTCCCAGGACTCATCTTGCCCCACAGTCACCCTTACTTTCTGGGGGGGTCCATAGAGAGGTCAATGATGTTTCCAAAGGGAGAGAAAGCCCCGCGGAGGAGGGCGGGCGTCATGTCTTCCCCGTACACATAGAGAGTGTTCCCTTTCCGGGGGGACCAGAACTCAGGGAACGCGTCCGACCCTGTGAGGCCACGAGAGcacagggtcaggggtcaggggccCGCGCCTCACCCTCCGCTCAGAGCCCACTCTGGTCGGAGTGGCCGAAACCTCGAGGTCAGTCTCCCTCCCGGCCAGGCCCACTCACTGCGGAAAGAACCGTCTGACTTGCGGTCTCTGTCGCGGTCCCGATCTCTGTCCCGATCCCGATCTCTGTCCCGATCCCGATCTCTGTCCCGGTCCCGGTCTCTGTCCCGATCTCGGTCTCTGTCCCGGTTCCGCTCGTGACTGCGGTCCCGGCTGCGGCTCCGGCTCCGGGGTGGGGAGACGGAGGAGCGGGCGCCGCCCCGATCTTCACAGCCCCAGTCGAAGCCCCGAGAGGGGCCGTCACCAGGCCCGGGGCCCTCGTCCCCGTCCGGCCCCAGCTCCTGAAGCCGATCACTGGAAGACACAAAGCTGGGGGCGGCAGGCAGGCAGACGGTGGGGCTCAGAGGGGGCCTTTGCCTCGTCTTCCCAGACCCTGTGGAGAGTCAACCCTCactctgcagccccagccccaaccCTCCCGAGGACCGGACAGCCCACCCCGCCTCACCCGCCGCCGGCCGGGACCCCATCTCATCTCTGCTTGCTCACCTCTCGTACAGAGATTTCCTCTGGGGACGTCGGGACGACTGAAAGAGAGACCCAGTTTCAGTGAAGACGGTTCCCAGCTGCCGGCACGCGGCCCCTCAAGGGTGGGGGCCCGGGAACCTCACCTCCTGCAGGTCGTCGTCAGCAGACACGCTCCTCTGGAACGGCTGGAACGTGGGCACGGGCCCCTTCTCAGGGTCCTAGGAGGGCGGAGACCGCTCTCAGGGCTGGAGCAGGAGGCCACCCAACCACAGGACAGAAAGGGTCCCTCGCCCTCCTCAGCTTCCTtcagcctttttattttcttcttttaattcttttgtacTTCTCTTATTTGAGTACGTGCTATTTTAGAGTAAGCGGCCGtgatatactctttttttttttgtattttttcgaagctggaaacagggaggcagccagacagactcccgcatacacccgaccgggatccacccggcatgcccaccagggggcgacgctctgccacaatcagagccattctagcacctgaggtggaggccatggagccatcctcagtgcctgggccaactttgctccaatggagccttggctgcgggaggggaagagagagacagagaagaaggagagggggaggggtggagaagcagatgggcgcctctcctgtgtgccctggccgggaatcgaacccgggactcctgcacgccaggccgacgctctaccactgagccaaccggccagggcctgatatacTCTTAAAGTATTTAGTTCCTCTAAAGGTTTCTCAGACCTGGGGACGTTTCAGTCTGTTCAGCTCCTGAGGACCACACAGCCCACGGGCTCCGACAGGGCGCCCAGAGCTCCGGAATGTGGACGATGGAGAGCTCGGGGTCTTCCTTCTCTCCGTCTCTCAGACAAGCAACCGGAAGTTCAGAACGGCACAGCCACCTGCCCGCCACTGAACGGGCGCTGCTTCTCCCCTAAACTTACCTCTGCGCCAACTTGGAGGGATGCCCTCTGAATTCAAGGGTCCCCTAAactatctttctttaaaattttttttcagttgatttgagagagaggaaggggggaaagggagggagagagagacacagagagaggcatCAAGTCCTTGTTGCACTCAGTGGCCCATTTGGTGTGGACCATTGACCGCTCCTCAAACGGGTCCTGCCTGGGGACCGGGCGGGGGGTTGCACCCGCGCCCTCTGGCCCGCCGGGTCGAGGCTGGACCCTAACAAGCTTTCTGCCTGCGCTTACCTTCAACTTCCCCTCTAGGGTCCGGGAGCGTTTGAAGCCCGAGTTCTTGGTCTCGGCCTTGATGGCGCTGATGGCCCCTGACTTCACCAGCTGCTTCGCCTGCTCTGTGGCAGTGGCAGTGTCCACCACCGGCTGCTCCGATAACGCTGGGGTCGCAATGGGAAGAGGCACGGGGTCGGCCGGGCCGCGGGGAGGCTGGCCCGTGCTCCCCGCTCCCGGCCCCCCAGCCTGCCCGCCACTCACAGCGCTTGACGCCGCCCTGGCTGgcggtgctgctgctgctttgcTTCTTCAGAGCCAGCAGGGCCTTTTTCTGGGAACGGAacgggaaggagaaggagaaaggggctgGAGGGCCGGCTCCTGACCGGACCCTTTCCCAGGGTCCCTGCCCCCCCCACGCGCCCACCTTCCTCAGAGGAAAGAGGGCGCCCGGACTGGCTCACGGAGCCAGCCCTGCCTCTTACGCCAGGTCCACAGCGACGGCGCCGTGGACTGCGGCGCAGTGACCTACGCTATCCAGGCCACGGTGTCCAGGGGCTTGCCGGAGCACCGCGTGTTCGAAGCTGAAGACAAGGAATTCGTCAAGGACCGGAGCCCCAGGTTACAAGCTGCACGTAACTCTCAGCCTACGGGGCCTTCCTGGGGAACGCGCCCACCCGTCCCCTGCCACTGAACGAGGACGCGCCCTCCGTTACTTTACAACGGGGACGGGCAAAAGTAAGAGGTGCAGCACCCACCCCCCAAAAagcttatattttgaaaaataaaatgatgactaAATTGCCAAGAATGTTCACAAGAGGTACAAACGGCTTGAGAGCAGGTAGAATTTCCTGATAACAAACAGCCATGcatgacctgcagtggcgcagtgggtaaaagcatcgacctggaacactgaggtcaccggttcgaaaccctgggcttccctggtcaaggcacatatgggagttgatgctttctgctcctccctcccttctctctctgtctcctctctctaaaatgaataaataaaatctaaaaataaataaataaaaaataattaacaaaacaaaacaaaacaaaacaaaaaacaaacaaacagccattAAATGGGACCCTGGCTAGAGTCTGCACAACACGGACagagggggaagaaagggggCATTTTGGATAAAGAAAACAGGGTGGCAAAAATGCAGCAAGATGAAGCCTTTGGGAATGTGTATTTTGGGACTACTGAGTAGTTTCATTTAACTAAAAAGGGATGCCAACTGAAGGCTTTGGTCCATAGACAATGTGAAGCCACTTAAGGGTTTTGAGAAAAAGGGACaggttcttgttttcttctttttttttcccccaagtgagaagaggaaagagagattgctgcatgtgccccaaccaggatccacctggcaaccccctttgggggccaatgctctgcccatctagggccatgcttgcaagagagctatttttagcacctgaggtagaggctccactgagccatcctcagcgcccagggcttgATGCACTCAATTGAGCCAAGGCTgccggggggaggaggagggagagtgaaaagggagagagaagagggagggggaagggtggagaagcagatgggcgcttctcctgtgtgtcctgaccaggaatcaaacctgggacttccacatgccagaccgatgctctaccactgaaccaactggtcagggccagagtTTTCTGTTTACAATGAGTCATTTTAATAAGAGTGAAAAactctgttaaaaaacaacaacaatactaAGAAACATGTTTAGTGATCAATACAACAGTCTAAGTGGCTGTCAGCCAAGATCTGCTCTACAGATACACAGGAAACAAAATGGGAGAAACTGCTTTCAAGAAAGattcaagagcctgaccaggcggtggcgcagtggatagagcgtcagactgggatgcagaggacccgggttcgagaccctgaggtcaccagcttgagtgcgggctcatctggtttgaggaaaagctcaccagcttgagcccaaggttgctggctccagcaaggggttactcggtctgctgaaggcccgcggtcaaggcacatatgagaaagcaatcaatgaacaactaaggtgtcgcaatgaaaaactaatgattgatgcttctcatctctctccgttcctgtctgtctgtccctgtctatccctctctctgactcactctctgtaaaaaaaaaaaaaaaaaaaaaaagaaagattcaagAAGATTTGGCCAATAGAGAAATCAGAGATGAgattccacccctcccccaattccAAACACATGGGAGAGCTGATTGCCGTCAGTCCGTATTTGGAAGGTTGAGAAAAGGAAGTAGATTAGAATAGCTAGGAAGACCACAGCTCTACTTTGGACAGGTGAAAGTTATCAGCAAGACACCAGGTGGAACTGGAAAACCAAATCTGGGGCGCCCCAGCTTTTCGGTGGAAATAAAAGCCAAGAGAAAGGGAGACAACTCCACGGGAAATGGGACAGAAAAGAGACAGGTGCACACCAAGACCTGGCGACAGCCCACCTCTGGAGTTGCCCCGGGAGGTGACCATCTCCGGTGCTGAGCCCTTGGGCCCTCCACGCTCAGCCCAGGCGGCCTCAGAGGTCGAGGAAGAGTCCTCAGGAAAGTCGGGTCACGGCCCACACAGGCTCCCTCACCTTTTTCTTCAGTTTGTTGAATTTCTTCTGcagggcctcctcctcctcgctCAGTCCGGGGGGTATCACCAACATGGTTGCTCCTGGTTCAGGGGCAGGGCCCAAGGCTGTCTTTCTCCACCGTCACCGCCGAGGCCACACGCAGGCCACCGCGCCCAGCCAGCCCCAGCCCTCCGAGCCCCTTGAGTCCTCCTGTCAGTCCGTCGCCTGTCcctaccccttgctcaagcccggcTGCAGTCCACACTCCCGCACGTCGGGGTCCACCAGCATTCCCtcctgttgcagtaatataatgttactgtaactaaatatatagaaatgtagaAACATATGGAAGATATGTAGAGATAATTAGGATATaacattaaaagcaattaagggaACTGAATAAAGTTATACCAGCTGGATAGGAACTAATCTAGTGAGTACAGGTAGGATAGactaacattatattactgcaacacctCCTCTAGGAATCCCCGGAGTCCGGGGGCGCCACGTGGCCCGGGGAGAAACACCCCCTCCGTCGTCAGGGCGACGGCACCGGAACCCCCCTCTGCCCGCGCAGGTGAGGCCGGCAGCCCGCGAGGTCCGCCCCGCAGAGGAGGCGGTGGAGGAACCCGAGCCGCGGGCTGAGCAccgcagaaggggaggagaagaaagaaggagctCGGAAAAGAGGGGCGAAAGGCGGAGGAAAGACGGAGCGCCTCacctggggaggtggggggggggccgcAACCCCGAGGCAGCGGTCTCCGGCGGCGCCGGCGCGGGGACGCGGCGCTCCGGCTCAGAGCGCTGACGTAAGCGAGGGGCGGTAAACTCGGTAACCAAGGCGGCCCCTGGGGTTGCGAGAACTTCCGCCCGGGATCGCGAGCACTTCCGCCCTGCCTTGCTCCGGTTCTGTAGCAGCCGGCCACGCCCCCGGCCGGGCGGGCGGACGGCGAAAGTTAACCTCAC is drawn from Saccopteryx leptura isolate mSacLep1 chromosome 1, mSacLep1_pri_phased_curated, whole genome shotgun sequence and contains these coding sequences:
- the NELFE gene encoding negative elongation factor E, which codes for MLVIPPGLSEEEEALQKKFNKLKKKKKALLALKKQSSSSTASQGGVKRSLSEQPVVDTATATEQAKQLVKSGAISAIKAETKNSGFKRSRTLEGKLKDPEKGPVPTFQPFQRSVSADDDLQESSRRPQRKSLYESFVSSSDRLQELGPDGDEGPGPGDGPSRGFDWGCEDRGGARSSVSPPRSRSRSRDRSHERNRDRDRDRDRDRDRDRDRDRDRDRDRDRDRDRDRDRKSDGSFRRSDAFPEFWSPRKGNTLYVYGEDMTPALLRGAFSPFGNIIDLSMDPPRNCAFITYEKMESADQAVAELNGTQVESVQLKVSIARKQPMLDVAVGKSVWGSLAVQNNPKGCHRDKRTQRVYNDDVYKKNVVDGF